The following are encoded together in the Nitrospiria bacterium genome:
- a CDS encoding DUF523 and DUF1722 domain-containing protein: protein MKPRMGISSCLLGEKVRFDGQHKRDVFLVETLGWFVEWVPVCPEMEAGMGVPMESVRLVGALKNPRLIGEKSGRDWTKPMQQFSQRRVKQLKGFNLSGYVLKKKSPSCGLERVKVYGKKEIPSLNGRGIFAAALLFHLPLLPAEEEGRLNDPKVRENFIERIFAYQRWHALAKEKKSPHAIILFHK from the coding sequence TTGAAACCTCGAATGGGCATTAGCAGTTGTTTATTGGGAGAAAAGGTCCGATTTGACGGCCAGCATAAAAGAGATGTCTTTTTGGTTGAGACTCTTGGATGGTTTGTTGAGTGGGTTCCTGTGTGCCCCGAAATGGAAGCAGGAATGGGTGTTCCCATGGAATCTGTCCGGTTGGTTGGTGCTTTAAAGAATCCACGGTTAATCGGAGAGAAATCCGGCCGGGACTGGACAAAGCCGATGCAGCAATTTTCCCAGCGGAGGGTAAAACAGCTCAAAGGGTTTAATTTGAGTGGGTATGTGCTCAAAAAGAAATCTCCAAGCTGCGGTTTGGAGCGGGTAAAAGTCTATGGAAAGAAGGAAATTCCTTCCTTAAATGGCCGGGGGATCTTTGCAGCAGCTCTGTTATTCCACTTGCCTCTATTGCCGGCTGAGGAGGAGGGGCGGCTGAATGATCCTAAGGTCAGAGAAAACTTTATTGAACGGATATTTGCTTATCAACGATGGCACGCTCTGGCAAAGGAGA